A genomic segment from Juglans regia cultivar Chandler chromosome 14, Walnut 2.0, whole genome shotgun sequence encodes:
- the LOC109000606 gene encoding uncharacterized protein LOC109000606: MVGTKRQFLPLLFLSLSAFFFLFLCHSYFSSPSPNPYPNFIHSLQTHDISTNRGIINSQNFTFIIKVLAFNRLDSLSRCLRSLAAADYLSDRVHLHIYIDHFAPLNNDTLGLEGSHRILSFVDAFEWLFGEKIVHYRTRNAGLQAQWLEAWWPSSDDEFAFVVEDDLEVSPLYYKFLRRLIMNFYYNASNFSPSIYGVSLQRPRFVPGKHGNKIQLDSRTRLFLYQIVGTWGQLLFPKPWKEFRLWYDKHKVKGIKPFLDGMVTTGWYKKMGERIWTPWFIKFIHSRGYFNIYTNFLSEGALSVSHRDAGVNYGKTAGPDSQLLDGNSLDFSLLEVPTLRNLKWFDFCFREVRPGRIVGSIDELGPVLQAAQKQQTLIFISLFGVSALVTRNLICHFERLNIWNYILVGPESDLLLDLARRGHPVINGDKFFSNVREHKSMLSQYSKAEPIKQILVRAYVIKKCLEYRYNSWMVDGNMLFFSSGLFLDSIDPTYDFYVGKSLELLYVKGSYSAEKFWVGNLLSKVEAMMNSRKVALSRDGVSFVYIAAKLLEQKGEKIMGLDETSFGIKIGTENVNKSSIRDGKKMVFWSSEIGLNIIQMRLQELGMWILDSDSSCRAVACHRL; this comes from the exons ATGGTGGGGACGAAAAGGCAGTTCCTCCcacttctctttctctccctctccgccttcttcttcctcttcttatGCCACTCCTACTTCTCCTCCCCTAGCCCTAACCCTTACCCCAATTTCATCCATTCCCTTCAAACTCATGATATTAGCACTAATCGTGGCATTATCAATTCCCAGAATTTCACTTTTATAATCAAGGTCCTAGCCTTCAACCGCCTGGACTCGCTCTCCCGCTGCCTCCGCTCCCTTGCCGCTGCCGACTACCTCTCCGACCGCGTCCATCTCCATATCTACATTGATCATTTTGCCCCCTTAAACAATGACACCCTCGGATTGGAAGGTTCGCATCGCATTCTGAGCTTCGTGGATGCGTTCGAGTGGTTGTTTGGAGAAAAGATCGTGCATTATCGGACCAGGAATGCGGGGTTGCAGGCGCAGTGGTTGGAGGCGTGGTGGCCGAGCTCTGACGACGAGTTCGCTTTCGTGGTCGAAGACGATTTGGAGGTCTCGCCGCTCTATTACAAATTTCTGAGGAGATTGATCATGAATTTCTATTATAACGCTTCGAACTTTAGCCCCTCCATCTACGGGGTTTCACTGCAGAGACCAAGGTTCGTCCCag GTAAACATGGAAACAAAATACAATTGGATAGCAGAACACGACTTTTCTTGTACCAGATAGTTGGCACTTGGGGTCAACTTCTCTTTCCAAAACCTTGGAAAGAATTCAGGTTGTGGTATGATAAACATAAGGTCAAAGGAATCAAGCCATTTCTTGATGGGATG GTGACAACGGGATGGTACAAGAAGATGGGAGAGAGAATATGGACTCCTTGgttcattaaatttattcattccCGTGGTTATTTTAACATCTACACCAATTTTTTAAGCGAAGGAGCGCTCAGTGTCTCTCACAGGGATGCTGGTGTTAACTATGGAAAGACAGCTGGGCCTGATTCTCAATTATTGGATGGAAACTCCCTTGATTTCAGTCTTTTGGAAGTGCCAACCTTGCGTAATCTTAAATGGTTTGATTTCTGTTTCAGAGAAGTACGTCCTGGAAGAATTGTAGGGAGCATTGATGAACTTGGCCCTGTTCTTCAAGCTGCACAGAAACAGCAGACCCTTATTTTTATAAGCCTCTTTGGAGTATCGGCATTGGTCACCAGGAACTTGATATGTCACTTTGAGAGGCTAAACATTTGGAACTACATACTTGTGGGCCCTGAATCTGACTTACTGCTTGATCTCGCAAGAAGGGGGCATCCGGTGATTAATGGTGACAAATTTTTTAGTAATGTTAGAGAGCACAAATCAATGCTTTCTCAATATTCCAAGGCAGAGCCGATCAAGCAGATTTTAGTCAGGGCCTATGTAATCAAGAAGTGTTTGGAGTATAGGTATAATTCTTGGATGGTGGATGGGAACATGCTTTTCTTCAGTAGTGGATTGTTTCTTGATTCCATTGATCCAACCTATGATTTCTATGTTGGGAAGAGCTTAGAACTTTTATATGTCAAAGGCTCATATTCTGCCGAGAAATTCTGGGTTGGCAATTTATTATCCAAGGTGGAAGCAATGATGAACTCAAGGAAAGTCGCATTGTCCAGGGATGGAGTTAGTTTTGTGTACATAGCAGCTAAATTATTGGAACAAAAGGGTGAGAAGATTATGGGGCTCGATGAGACAAGCTTTGGCATAAAGATTGGCACCGAAAATGTGAATAAATCTTCTATAAGGGATGGGAAGAAGATGGTTTTTTGGTCTTCTGAGATAGGTCTAAATATAATTCAGATGCGGCTTCAGGAGTTGGGTATGTGGATTCTGGACAGTGACTCATCGTGCAGGGCTGTTGCTTGCCACAGATTATAG
- the LOC109000604 gene encoding protein FAR1-RELATED SEQUENCE 4-like isoform X3: MGKEEAGRSPKPSTSMSSIQHPSMPPLGPTLPYPSSSNPEELRGSQETSQVDHPSMPPLGPTLLYPSTSNPDELRRFQETSQHSSMPPLGPTLPYPSSEKKLEELKRDQETSQHPSMPPLGSTLPYPLSSSLEEFRRSEVTTQRVSDSSTMPNSVESEKNVGGTSHTTDQSYHISSEDKEATSDVHKEAEETNDVSNDDERVEIPKSGMEFATEKELLAYYKRYAKQVGFGVKTQRTKREANGSVKYVTIGCARSGKYHPSHGNVSRSRPTIKTDCKAKINAHLVNGVWVLTTVEIAHNHTVSPQNSRFFRSHKFLDEYSQKMLDLNDKAVVQMNKNFNDVVDAEGSENLEFAEKDCLNFIDKAIHLRLGKGGGKTLSDYFDRMREMNDGFVSVMDMDDEFRVKNVFWADARSRAAYEYFGNVITFDTMFLTNRYSIPFVAFVGVNHHGQSILLGAGLISGEDTSTFVWLFRAWLKCMHDRAPKAIITDHDQAMKSAISIVFPDTRHRYCLWHIMRKLPEKLGSHSQFNAGLKTSIQSTLYDSQTCEEFEDKWGQLLDTYNLGSNAWLQGLYNDRSFWVPVYLKNVFWAGMSTTQRSERMNAFFDGFVYSGTTLKEFVDQFENALKKKVEVEAIADFNSFNQTIQCLSPFGIEKQFQMVYTNAKFKEVQREVLGMILCNCTLVSTKGCISTFDVLDQISIDDHVKRVQYSVYYNEEECEVKCTCGLFEMRGIFCRHAFSVYNMKNINVLPKKYILDRWRKDLKRRYTLVKSSYDDLQGNTDARRYEVVVKKCLKLATRVSPSDEHYNAFLRHLDEFEPKCEGLTFESKLCSANVKEKVVTSRKKKQTCRKIFDDESHSSELPLSQLDSSVDGFVIGTQYSTITQPTPSGND; this comes from the exons ATGGGCAAAGAGGAAGCTGGAAGGTCACCCAAGCCTTCTACATCGATGTCGTCGATCCAG CATCCGTCGATGCCACCTCTTGGACCAACTCTACCCTACCCTTCGTCAAGTAATCCGGAGGAGTTAAGAGGATCTCAAGAGACTAGCCAAGtagat CATCCGTCGATGCCACCTCTTGGACCAACTCTACTCTACCCTTCCACTAGTAATCCGGATGAGTTAAGAAGATTTCAAGAGACTAGCCAG CATTCGTCAATGCCCCCTCTTGGCCCAACTCTACCCTACCCATCGtctgaaaaaaaattggaggagTTAAAAAGAGATCAAGAGACTAGTCAG cATCCCTCGATGCCACCTCTTGGATCAACTCTACCCTATCCTTTGTCAAGTAGTCTGGAGGAGTTTAGAAGATCTGAAGTGACCACACAACGTGTAAGTGATTCGTCCACCATGCCTAATAGTGTAGAAAGTGAGAAGAATGTTGGAGGTACATCACACACAACTGATCAAAGCTATCATATTAGTAGCG AGGATAAAGAAGCAACATCCGACGTACATAAAGAGGCGGAGGAGACTAATGATGTATCTAATGATGATGAACGAGTTGAAATACCAAAATCTGGTATGGAGTTTGCTACTGAGAAAGAACTTTTGGCTTATTACAAACGATATGCCAAGCAAGTGGGTTTTGGTGTGAAAACACAGAGGACAAAGCGAGAGGCAAATGGTAGTGTTAAGTATGTCACAATTGGGTGTGCACGTAGTGGCAAGTATCATCCTAGCCATGGTAATGTCTCTAGGTCACGACCGACAATTAAAACAGATTGTAAGGCGAAGATAAATGCTCACTTGGTGAATGGGGTATGGGTTTTGACCACTGTTGAGATTGCTCACAATCATACCGTAAGCCCACAAAATTCTAGATTTTTTAGATCTCATAAGTTTTTAGATGAATATAGTCAAAAAATGCTTGATTTGAATGACAAAGCAGTTGttcaaatgaacaaaaatttcaatgatgTTGTTGACGCGGAGGGGTCTGAGAATCTTGAATTTGCAGAAAAAgattgtttgaattttattgacaaagccATACACTTAAGGCTTGGTAAAGGAGGTGGTAAAACACTTAGTGACTACTTTGATAGAATGAGAGAGATGAATGATGGCTTTGTTTCTGTTATggatatggatgatgagtttaGAGTAAAAAATGTGTTCTGGGCTGACGCACGCAGTCGAGCAGCATATGAGTATTTTGGAAATGTTATCACCTTTGATACAATGTTTCTAACAAATAGGTATAGTATACCTTTTGTTGCCTTTGTGggtgtaaaccatcatgggCAATCTATATTGTTAGGGGCTGGATTGATTTCAGGCGAGGACACAAGTACGTTTGTTTGGTTGTTTCGAGCATGGTTGAAGTGCATGCATGATCGGGCTCCCAAAGCCATAATAACAGATCATGATCAGGCAATGAAGAGTGCTATTTCCATTGTATTTCCAGATACTCGTCATAGATATTGTCTCTGGCACATAATGCGAAAACTACCAGAAAAATTGGGATCTCACTCTCAATTCAACGCAGGGTTGAAGACTTCTATTCAGAGTACCCTATATGATTCACAAACTTGTGAGGAGTTTGAGGACAAATGGGGGCAACTACTTGATACGTATAATCTTGGTTCTAATGCATGGCTACAAGGATTGTACAATGACAGGTCTTTTTGGGTACCGGTTTACTTGAAGAATGTTTTTTGGGCTGGTATGAGCACTACACAGCGATCTGAAAGAATGAATGCTTTTTTCGACGGGTTTGTTTATTCTGGTACAACATTAAAGGAATTTGTTGATCAATTTGAAAATGCGCTAAAGAAAAAGGTGGAGGTTGAGGCTATAGCTGATTTCAATTCCTTCAACCAAACGATTCAATGCTTATCCCCTTTTGGCAttgaaaaacaatttcaaatggtttaTACAAATGCAAAGTTCAAGGAGGTCCAACGAGAGGTGTTGGGGATGATTTTATGCAATTGCACACTTGTTAGCACTAAAGGTTGTATTTCCACATTTGATGTTTTAGATCAAATTTCCATTGATGACCATGTGAAGAGGGTGCAGTACTCAGTTTACTACAACGAAGAAGAATGTGAAGTGAAATGCACGTGTGGGTTGTTTGAGATGAGGGGCATTTTCTGTAGGCATGCATTTTCTGTATATAATATGAAGAACATTAATGTTTTGccgaaaaaatatattttggatcgATGGAGAAAAGACTTAAAGAGGAGATACACACTGGTCAAGAGTAGCTATGATGACTTGCAGGGCAATACAGATGCACGAAGGTATGAGGTTGTGGTGAAAAAATGCTTGAAATTAGCGACGCGTGTATCCCCAAGTGATGAGCATTATAATGCATTTTTACGTCATTTAGATGAATTTGAACCTAAATGTGAAGGCTTAACGTTTGAGTCAAAACTTTGTTCAGCCAATGTCAAAGAAAAAGTGGTAACcagtagaaagaaaaaacag ACTTGCAGGAAAATCTTTGATGATGAATCTCATTCAAGTGAGCTCCCACTATCTCAACTTGATAGTAGTGTTGATGGTTTTGTTATTGGAACCCAATATAGTACTATCACACAACCAACACCATCAGGCAATGATTAG
- the LOC109000604 gene encoding protein FAR1-RELATED SEQUENCE 4-like isoform X1: MGKEEAGRSPKPSTSMSSIQEYYSPVNPYYPPFMMLPNTYINPYPNPHPYPWGSQHPSMPPLGPTLPYPSSSNPEELRGSQETSQVDHPSMPPLGPTLLYPSTSNPDELRRFQETSQHSSMPPLGPTLPYPSSEKKLEELKRDQETSQHPSMPPLGSTLPYPLSSSLEEFRRSEVTTQRVSDSSTMPNSVESEKNVGGTSHTTDQSYHISSEDKEATSDVHKEAEETNDVSNDDERVEIPKSGMEFATEKELLAYYKRYAKQVGFGVKTQRTKREANGSVKYVTIGCARSGKYHPSHGNVSRSRPTIKTDCKAKINAHLVNGVWVLTTVEIAHNHTVSPQNSRFFRSHKFLDEYSQKMLDLNDKAVVQMNKNFNDVVDAEGSENLEFAEKDCLNFIDKAIHLRLGKGGGKTLSDYFDRMREMNDGFVSVMDMDDEFRVKNVFWADARSRAAYEYFGNVITFDTMFLTNRYSIPFVAFVGVNHHGQSILLGAGLISGEDTSTFVWLFRAWLKCMHDRAPKAIITDHDQAMKSAISIVFPDTRHRYCLWHIMRKLPEKLGSHSQFNAGLKTSIQSTLYDSQTCEEFEDKWGQLLDTYNLGSNAWLQGLYNDRSFWVPVYLKNVFWAGMSTTQRSERMNAFFDGFVYSGTTLKEFVDQFENALKKKVEVEAIADFNSFNQTIQCLSPFGIEKQFQMVYTNAKFKEVQREVLGMILCNCTLVSTKGCISTFDVLDQISIDDHVKRVQYSVYYNEEECEVKCTCGLFEMRGIFCRHAFSVYNMKNINVLPKKYILDRWRKDLKRRYTLVKSSYDDLQGNTDARRYEVVVKKCLKLATRVSPSDEHYNAFLRHLDEFEPKCEGLTFESKLCSANVKEKVVTSRKKKQTCRKIFDDESHSSELPLSQLDSSVDGFVIGTQYSTITQPTPSGND; the protein is encoded by the exons ATGGGCAAAGAGGAAGCTGGAAGGTCACCCAAGCCTTCTACATCGATGTCGTCGATCCAG GAATATTATAGTCCCGTAAATCCATACTACCCGCCATTTATGATGCTtccaaatacatatataaatccaTATCCAAATCCACATCCGTATCCTTGGGGTAGCCAG CATCCGTCGATGCCACCTCTTGGACCAACTCTACCCTACCCTTCGTCAAGTAATCCGGAGGAGTTAAGAGGATCTCAAGAGACTAGCCAAGtagat CATCCGTCGATGCCACCTCTTGGACCAACTCTACTCTACCCTTCCACTAGTAATCCGGATGAGTTAAGAAGATTTCAAGAGACTAGCCAG CATTCGTCAATGCCCCCTCTTGGCCCAACTCTACCCTACCCATCGtctgaaaaaaaattggaggagTTAAAAAGAGATCAAGAGACTAGTCAG cATCCCTCGATGCCACCTCTTGGATCAACTCTACCCTATCCTTTGTCAAGTAGTCTGGAGGAGTTTAGAAGATCTGAAGTGACCACACAACGTGTAAGTGATTCGTCCACCATGCCTAATAGTGTAGAAAGTGAGAAGAATGTTGGAGGTACATCACACACAACTGATCAAAGCTATCATATTAGTAGCG AGGATAAAGAAGCAACATCCGACGTACATAAAGAGGCGGAGGAGACTAATGATGTATCTAATGATGATGAACGAGTTGAAATACCAAAATCTGGTATGGAGTTTGCTACTGAGAAAGAACTTTTGGCTTATTACAAACGATATGCCAAGCAAGTGGGTTTTGGTGTGAAAACACAGAGGACAAAGCGAGAGGCAAATGGTAGTGTTAAGTATGTCACAATTGGGTGTGCACGTAGTGGCAAGTATCATCCTAGCCATGGTAATGTCTCTAGGTCACGACCGACAATTAAAACAGATTGTAAGGCGAAGATAAATGCTCACTTGGTGAATGGGGTATGGGTTTTGACCACTGTTGAGATTGCTCACAATCATACCGTAAGCCCACAAAATTCTAGATTTTTTAGATCTCATAAGTTTTTAGATGAATATAGTCAAAAAATGCTTGATTTGAATGACAAAGCAGTTGttcaaatgaacaaaaatttcaatgatgTTGTTGACGCGGAGGGGTCTGAGAATCTTGAATTTGCAGAAAAAgattgtttgaattttattgacaaagccATACACTTAAGGCTTGGTAAAGGAGGTGGTAAAACACTTAGTGACTACTTTGATAGAATGAGAGAGATGAATGATGGCTTTGTTTCTGTTATggatatggatgatgagtttaGAGTAAAAAATGTGTTCTGGGCTGACGCACGCAGTCGAGCAGCATATGAGTATTTTGGAAATGTTATCACCTTTGATACAATGTTTCTAACAAATAGGTATAGTATACCTTTTGTTGCCTTTGTGggtgtaaaccatcatgggCAATCTATATTGTTAGGGGCTGGATTGATTTCAGGCGAGGACACAAGTACGTTTGTTTGGTTGTTTCGAGCATGGTTGAAGTGCATGCATGATCGGGCTCCCAAAGCCATAATAACAGATCATGATCAGGCAATGAAGAGTGCTATTTCCATTGTATTTCCAGATACTCGTCATAGATATTGTCTCTGGCACATAATGCGAAAACTACCAGAAAAATTGGGATCTCACTCTCAATTCAACGCAGGGTTGAAGACTTCTATTCAGAGTACCCTATATGATTCACAAACTTGTGAGGAGTTTGAGGACAAATGGGGGCAACTACTTGATACGTATAATCTTGGTTCTAATGCATGGCTACAAGGATTGTACAATGACAGGTCTTTTTGGGTACCGGTTTACTTGAAGAATGTTTTTTGGGCTGGTATGAGCACTACACAGCGATCTGAAAGAATGAATGCTTTTTTCGACGGGTTTGTTTATTCTGGTACAACATTAAAGGAATTTGTTGATCAATTTGAAAATGCGCTAAAGAAAAAGGTGGAGGTTGAGGCTATAGCTGATTTCAATTCCTTCAACCAAACGATTCAATGCTTATCCCCTTTTGGCAttgaaaaacaatttcaaatggtttaTACAAATGCAAAGTTCAAGGAGGTCCAACGAGAGGTGTTGGGGATGATTTTATGCAATTGCACACTTGTTAGCACTAAAGGTTGTATTTCCACATTTGATGTTTTAGATCAAATTTCCATTGATGACCATGTGAAGAGGGTGCAGTACTCAGTTTACTACAACGAAGAAGAATGTGAAGTGAAATGCACGTGTGGGTTGTTTGAGATGAGGGGCATTTTCTGTAGGCATGCATTTTCTGTATATAATATGAAGAACATTAATGTTTTGccgaaaaaatatattttggatcgATGGAGAAAAGACTTAAAGAGGAGATACACACTGGTCAAGAGTAGCTATGATGACTTGCAGGGCAATACAGATGCACGAAGGTATGAGGTTGTGGTGAAAAAATGCTTGAAATTAGCGACGCGTGTATCCCCAAGTGATGAGCATTATAATGCATTTTTACGTCATTTAGATGAATTTGAACCTAAATGTGAAGGCTTAACGTTTGAGTCAAAACTTTGTTCAGCCAATGTCAAAGAAAAAGTGGTAACcagtagaaagaaaaaacag ACTTGCAGGAAAATCTTTGATGATGAATCTCATTCAAGTGAGCTCCCACTATCTCAACTTGATAGTAGTGTTGATGGTTTTGTTATTGGAACCCAATATAGTACTATCACACAACCAACACCATCAGGCAATGATTAG
- the LOC109000604 gene encoding protein FAR1-RELATED SEQUENCE 4-like isoform X2, whose translation MGKEEAGRSPKPSTSMSSIQEYYSPVNPYYPPFMMLPNTYINPYPNPHPYPWGSQHPSMPPLGPTLPYPSSSNPEELRGSQETSQHPSMPPLGPTLLYPSTSNPDELRRFQETSQHSSMPPLGPTLPYPSSEKKLEELKRDQETSQHPSMPPLGSTLPYPLSSSLEEFRRSEVTTQRVSDSSTMPNSVESEKNVGGTSHTTDQSYHISSEDKEATSDVHKEAEETNDVSNDDERVEIPKSGMEFATEKELLAYYKRYAKQVGFGVKTQRTKREANGSVKYVTIGCARSGKYHPSHGNVSRSRPTIKTDCKAKINAHLVNGVWVLTTVEIAHNHTVSPQNSRFFRSHKFLDEYSQKMLDLNDKAVVQMNKNFNDVVDAEGSENLEFAEKDCLNFIDKAIHLRLGKGGGKTLSDYFDRMREMNDGFVSVMDMDDEFRVKNVFWADARSRAAYEYFGNVITFDTMFLTNRYSIPFVAFVGVNHHGQSILLGAGLISGEDTSTFVWLFRAWLKCMHDRAPKAIITDHDQAMKSAISIVFPDTRHRYCLWHIMRKLPEKLGSHSQFNAGLKTSIQSTLYDSQTCEEFEDKWGQLLDTYNLGSNAWLQGLYNDRSFWVPVYLKNVFWAGMSTTQRSERMNAFFDGFVYSGTTLKEFVDQFENALKKKVEVEAIADFNSFNQTIQCLSPFGIEKQFQMVYTNAKFKEVQREVLGMILCNCTLVSTKGCISTFDVLDQISIDDHVKRVQYSVYYNEEECEVKCTCGLFEMRGIFCRHAFSVYNMKNINVLPKKYILDRWRKDLKRRYTLVKSSYDDLQGNTDARRYEVVVKKCLKLATRVSPSDEHYNAFLRHLDEFEPKCEGLTFESKLCSANVKEKVVTSRKKKQTCRKIFDDESHSSELPLSQLDSSVDGFVIGTQYSTITQPTPSGND comes from the exons ATGGGCAAAGAGGAAGCTGGAAGGTCACCCAAGCCTTCTACATCGATGTCGTCGATCCAG GAATATTATAGTCCCGTAAATCCATACTACCCGCCATTTATGATGCTtccaaatacatatataaatccaTATCCAAATCCACATCCGTATCCTTGGGGTAGCCAG CATCCGTCGATGCCACCTCTTGGACCAACTCTACCCTACCCTTCGTCAAGTAATCCGGAGGAGTTAAGAGGATCTCAAGAGACTAGCCAA CATCCGTCGATGCCACCTCTTGGACCAACTCTACTCTACCCTTCCACTAGTAATCCGGATGAGTTAAGAAGATTTCAAGAGACTAGCCAG CATTCGTCAATGCCCCCTCTTGGCCCAACTCTACCCTACCCATCGtctgaaaaaaaattggaggagTTAAAAAGAGATCAAGAGACTAGTCAG cATCCCTCGATGCCACCTCTTGGATCAACTCTACCCTATCCTTTGTCAAGTAGTCTGGAGGAGTTTAGAAGATCTGAAGTGACCACACAACGTGTAAGTGATTCGTCCACCATGCCTAATAGTGTAGAAAGTGAGAAGAATGTTGGAGGTACATCACACACAACTGATCAAAGCTATCATATTAGTAGCG AGGATAAAGAAGCAACATCCGACGTACATAAAGAGGCGGAGGAGACTAATGATGTATCTAATGATGATGAACGAGTTGAAATACCAAAATCTGGTATGGAGTTTGCTACTGAGAAAGAACTTTTGGCTTATTACAAACGATATGCCAAGCAAGTGGGTTTTGGTGTGAAAACACAGAGGACAAAGCGAGAGGCAAATGGTAGTGTTAAGTATGTCACAATTGGGTGTGCACGTAGTGGCAAGTATCATCCTAGCCATGGTAATGTCTCTAGGTCACGACCGACAATTAAAACAGATTGTAAGGCGAAGATAAATGCTCACTTGGTGAATGGGGTATGGGTTTTGACCACTGTTGAGATTGCTCACAATCATACCGTAAGCCCACAAAATTCTAGATTTTTTAGATCTCATAAGTTTTTAGATGAATATAGTCAAAAAATGCTTGATTTGAATGACAAAGCAGTTGttcaaatgaacaaaaatttcaatgatgTTGTTGACGCGGAGGGGTCTGAGAATCTTGAATTTGCAGAAAAAgattgtttgaattttattgacaaagccATACACTTAAGGCTTGGTAAAGGAGGTGGTAAAACACTTAGTGACTACTTTGATAGAATGAGAGAGATGAATGATGGCTTTGTTTCTGTTATggatatggatgatgagtttaGAGTAAAAAATGTGTTCTGGGCTGACGCACGCAGTCGAGCAGCATATGAGTATTTTGGAAATGTTATCACCTTTGATACAATGTTTCTAACAAATAGGTATAGTATACCTTTTGTTGCCTTTGTGggtgtaaaccatcatgggCAATCTATATTGTTAGGGGCTGGATTGATTTCAGGCGAGGACACAAGTACGTTTGTTTGGTTGTTTCGAGCATGGTTGAAGTGCATGCATGATCGGGCTCCCAAAGCCATAATAACAGATCATGATCAGGCAATGAAGAGTGCTATTTCCATTGTATTTCCAGATACTCGTCATAGATATTGTCTCTGGCACATAATGCGAAAACTACCAGAAAAATTGGGATCTCACTCTCAATTCAACGCAGGGTTGAAGACTTCTATTCAGAGTACCCTATATGATTCACAAACTTGTGAGGAGTTTGAGGACAAATGGGGGCAACTACTTGATACGTATAATCTTGGTTCTAATGCATGGCTACAAGGATTGTACAATGACAGGTCTTTTTGGGTACCGGTTTACTTGAAGAATGTTTTTTGGGCTGGTATGAGCACTACACAGCGATCTGAAAGAATGAATGCTTTTTTCGACGGGTTTGTTTATTCTGGTACAACATTAAAGGAATTTGTTGATCAATTTGAAAATGCGCTAAAGAAAAAGGTGGAGGTTGAGGCTATAGCTGATTTCAATTCCTTCAACCAAACGATTCAATGCTTATCCCCTTTTGGCAttgaaaaacaatttcaaatggtttaTACAAATGCAAAGTTCAAGGAGGTCCAACGAGAGGTGTTGGGGATGATTTTATGCAATTGCACACTTGTTAGCACTAAAGGTTGTATTTCCACATTTGATGTTTTAGATCAAATTTCCATTGATGACCATGTGAAGAGGGTGCAGTACTCAGTTTACTACAACGAAGAAGAATGTGAAGTGAAATGCACGTGTGGGTTGTTTGAGATGAGGGGCATTTTCTGTAGGCATGCATTTTCTGTATATAATATGAAGAACATTAATGTTTTGccgaaaaaatatattttggatcgATGGAGAAAAGACTTAAAGAGGAGATACACACTGGTCAAGAGTAGCTATGATGACTTGCAGGGCAATACAGATGCACGAAGGTATGAGGTTGTGGTGAAAAAATGCTTGAAATTAGCGACGCGTGTATCCCCAAGTGATGAGCATTATAATGCATTTTTACGTCATTTAGATGAATTTGAACCTAAATGTGAAGGCTTAACGTTTGAGTCAAAACTTTGTTCAGCCAATGTCAAAGAAAAAGTGGTAACcagtagaaagaaaaaacag ACTTGCAGGAAAATCTTTGATGATGAATCTCATTCAAGTGAGCTCCCACTATCTCAACTTGATAGTAGTGTTGATGGTTTTGTTATTGGAACCCAATATAGTACTATCACACAACCAACACCATCAGGCAATGATTAG